One part of the [Synechococcus] sp. NIES-970 genome encodes these proteins:
- the aspC gene encoding aspartate aminotransferase — protein sequence MKLAARVSQVKPSITLTISAKAKAMKADGIDVCSFSAGEPDFDTPDHIKAAVKQALDAGKTKYGPAAGEPLLRQAIAKKLQTENNLPYSAENVIVTNGGKHALYGLMMTLIEPGDEVIIPAPYWLSYPEMVTLAGGTPVFIDATAANHYKITPEQLRNAITEKTKLFVFNSPSNPTGMVYSPAEVAAIAQVLVEKQVLVVADEIYEKILYGTAEHCSIGSVSADIFPLTITCNGFAKAFSMTGWRLGYIAAPLELIKGMTTLQSHSTSNVCTFAQYGAIAALEGGLDCVQAMLTAFRKRREVMLGAVHALPQVSCPTPDGAFYLFVDIQAYGLDSLKFCQRLLHEQQVAAIPGVAFGNDYCIRLSYATDLETIEKGMTRLDKFLQTLSI from the coding sequence ATGAAATTGGCAGCCAGAGTCAGTCAAGTCAAGCCTTCGATTACCCTGACGATCTCCGCAAAAGCAAAAGCAATGAAGGCGGACGGGATTGATGTCTGCAGTTTTAGCGCTGGGGAACCAGATTTTGACACCCCTGACCACATCAAGGCAGCGGTTAAACAGGCCCTCGATGCGGGCAAAACGAAATATGGCCCTGCTGCGGGAGAACCACTCCTCCGCCAGGCGATCGCCAAAAAATTACAAACAGAAAATAATCTCCCCTACAGTGCCGAGAATGTGATTGTCACCAATGGTGGTAAACATGCCCTCTATGGCTTGATGATGACCCTGATTGAGCCTGGAGATGAGGTGATTATCCCTGCTCCCTACTGGTTGAGCTACCCAGAGATGGTCACCCTTGCTGGCGGAACGCCTGTCTTTATTGACGCGACAGCGGCAAATCATTACAAGATTACCCCCGAGCAGCTACGTAATGCCATCACCGAAAAAACCAAACTTTTTGTCTTTAATTCCCCCTCTAATCCGACAGGGATGGTCTATAGTCCGGCGGAAGTGGCGGCGATCGCCCAGGTTTTAGTCGAGAAGCAAGTCCTGGTAGTAGCCGATGAAATTTACGAAAAAATTCTCTATGGCACTGCGGAGCACTGCAGTATTGGATCGGTCAGTGCTGATATTTTTCCCCTCACAATTACCTGCAATGGCTTTGCTAAGGCTTTTTCAATGACAGGCTGGCGCTTGGGCTATATTGCTGCTCCCCTTGAACTGATCAAAGGCATGACTACCCTCCAGAGCCACAGTACTTCCAATGTTTGTACCTTTGCCCAATATGGGGCGATCGCCGCCCTAGAAGGGGGACTCGATTGCGTCCAAGCAATGCTCACGGCCTTTAGAAAACGACGCGAAGTTATGCTCGGAGCTGTTCACGCTCTGCCCCAGGTGAGCTGCCCGACCCCCGATGGCGCTTTTTATCTGTTCGTTGATATCCAAGCCTATGGTCTTGATTCCCTAAAGTTCTGCCAACGCCTTCTCCATGAGCAACAGGTCGCTGCCATTCCTGGGGTCGCCTTTGGCAATGACTACTGCATTCGCCTTTCCTATGCCACAGATCTAGAAACCATCGAAAAGGGCATGACCCGTTTAGATAAATTTCTCCAAACCCTCTCCATCTAA